A stretch of DNA from bacterium:
CGCGATTTTGATCAGGTTGGTGGCGGGGGGGGATATAGGCACGGGAGTCAGTATGGCGTTCGTCGTACGGGTCGTTCCGATTCCACTCAGAACCCTTGTTGCGTCTTCAAGTTCCTTTTCGGAAGCCGCGATGACCGCACTCGCCGGGTTAGCCTTTTCCCGGGGAGGTGCTTTCTCCGGGGTGGGTTCCGGAGGGGGCGTGATCACAGGCTTGATCACCACCGGCTCAGCCGGAGGCGGCTCCTTAACCGTCATCGCCGCCCGGGGTTCGGCAGGGCGAGGGGTCTCGACGGGCTGTTTTTTGACCGTTTCAGGGGGAGGGAGAGCGTTGCTCACGGCAGGGGTGGGCGGTTTGACTTCCGGCAGGGCGGTCGGCTGAGGCCGTTGAACTGGTGCAGGCTTTACCGGGGGAACCCTGGGGGCGAGGATGTGGTGCTCGCAGCGGGGAATAAAGATGAGCAGAAAGCCCACCAACAGGATCATGCCGCCACCGAAAATCCACGGTTTGCGGCGATTCGCCTTCTCCTCCTGATCCTCCGCCTCACTCTCCCGCTCAACCTCGGCCTGGACATAAGCCTGAATCAAAAAGCGGGTATGTCCGACTTCCACGACGTCCCCGTGTTTCAGGTGGGCCTCATGGACCTCCCGGTTATTGATCAGGAGCCGGTTCATGGACCCGAGATCGCGGATAAAAATGCCATCGTCGGGGTGTGCGATTTCAGCATGCGACAACGCGATTTCCGGGTCACTCAGCCGGATTTCACAGGTGGCCGCCCGGCCGATAATCATGGGCTCACGGGTGAGCGTAATTTGCTCACCTCGCCGATCCCCGCTAAGTATGATTAGTCTGTAAATCATGATTTGAAATACAGCATACACGACGGACCGGCAAGGTTGGAGCTTTTTTTATCGGGACTATCGTGCGGCCCAGAGCATGCCGCGCAGGACAATTTCGCGGGCTTCGGGAACCTCAAAGTCTTTATTGGTGTGACCCCAGCAGGCCACAAACACGCGGCCTTTGCCCCAGGTCTTGGTGTAGGCATAGGGCATGACGGTGCCCGCCTTGTAAAGATCAGGCTCGCCATACTCGCCGCTGAAGACCGTGCGACACAGGACATGAACACTGGGATCCACGTGAATGAAATACTGTTCAGTGTTGGGAATGGCGAAATGCGTTAAGCCCTTCACAATGGGATGCTGAGGGTCCATAATCTCGATTTTGCAGGAGGGAATGCAGTTGCCGGGATGCGCCACCCACTGTCCTCCGGTCATCCACTGGTACTCCGTGTGCTCCCGGAATGAGTCGATGATGCCGCCATGCCAGCCGGCAATTCCCGCCCCGGCCCGTACCGCGGCCAAGAGGCCTTCCGCCTGAGCCTTTTCAATCTTTCCCATGGTCCAGCACGGGACAATCAAGTCCTGGGCCGCCATCAGGTCTTTGTCCGCGTAACCGGCCATATTATCTGCCACTGTTACCTCGAACCCGCGTGCCGCCAGAAGAGGGGCAAATACATCTACGGACGCCTTGGGGGTGTGTCCATCCCAGCCGCCCCAAACCATAAGTGCTTTTTTCATTAATTTTATTCTTTCGTGTTGTGACATTAAGCGTCAAGCATTCCGGGCAACAGTCCCATCGGGAGAGCCGCAGGACGTTGACAGGTGCTGGTGAGCGTGATGGCTTTGCCTTTCGCCGAGGCGTCGGCGGCCGCCTCCATGGCGTCAAGGACATGGAAGGCCAGTTCACCACTCGCGCGGTGGGGACGCCCGGACCGGATGGCATTGGCCATATCGGCCACCCCGATGCTGCGACTGTTCTCCGTATAGCCATGCGTCAGGGGGACCTCCTGCCACTCCTTGCCTTTGCCGCCGATGCGGACAGGCCCGCCGAAGGTATTCGGATCCGGGACGCTCAGGGTGCCTTCGGTCCCATAAATCTCGATGCGCGGCACTTGCGCGGCCTTGCAGTCGAATGACATGATCATGGACCCGATCGCGCCCTGGGCGAAATCCAGCACCGTGGCGTAGTGGGTCAGTGCCTTGACCTTCATGATCTTGCCGTATTGAGGTTGACTGGTAATCATGCGTTCGGCATGCGTGGTGCGGGCCGAGCCGCTCACGCGGGTGATGGGGCCCAGGAGGTTGATGAGTGCCGTCAGGTAGTAGGGGCCCATGTCCAGCATCGGTCCGCCGCCCAGGTCGTAATAGAATTCCGGTTGCGGGTGCCAGCTCTCATGACCGGCACACATCATGAAGGCCGAGGCGGCCACGGGGGTGCCGATCCAGCCATCATCAATCAACTTCCGGCAGGTCTGGATGCCGCCACCGAAAAAGGTATCGGGCGCGGAGCCGACGCGGAGTTTTTTGGCTTTGGCCATTGCCAGAATCTTTTGTCCATCCCGGCGGGAGACGGCCAGCGGTTTTTCGCCATAGACATGCTTCCCGGCGGCGAGAGCGGCCAGCGCCACTTCCGCGTGGGCCTTGGGAATGGTCAGGTTGACCACAATGTCGATCTCCGGATCCGCCAGCAATTCCTTGACCGTGCAGCCCTTGGCAATATGAAATTCCTCCGCCTTGGCTTTCGCCCGCGCCGGGTCCAAATCCGCGCACGCCGCAATTTTAAGATTCTTGAAGGTTAGTCCGGCTTTAAAATAGGCCCCGCTGATATTGCCGCACCCGATAACGCCAATGTTGGTTTGAGTCACGCTGAGTCTCCCTTTTTTTGTCAAACTACTCATACGTTGACATAATAACAATGCACATTATGATCTTTGTTATGGACTATTTTTTCAAACACTTAATGCATGTGGGGCATCTCCCCCGCCGGTTCCCCTCAGGGGTATCCGTGGATAATATCGGGTATGTCCCGCACAAAAAGGAGTGGATCCGGCGCCGGTTCACTACCTTCAACTTCTCATTCATCCTCAGTGGAGGAGGAGAGTATTGGCGCGAGGGGGTATGTTGGCCGGTGCAGGCGCCCTGCGTGATCACACAGGCGCCCGGGATGATGATGGAGTATGGTCCTAGCGGGGATTGGGCAGAATGGGAAGAGTTATTCCTTATCTACCACCCGGACCGGATTCCTGCCCTGGAACAGATGGGGCTGATCCGGCGCGACGTCCCTGCCTGGAACATTAAGGATACAGGGCCCACGCGCGCCCTGATCCGGGAATTGAAGCAGGTGGATGACAGCGGGCAGGACGATGGCTTTGCTGACCGCATTGACCGCTTGTGTGAATTCATGCTGTTGGAAAGCATTCTGGGTGAAACCCGGAGGTCCATCTCCCCGGAAGAACGGGCCATTTTTGAAATTCGCGACACGGTTAAAGCCCGGTTTCTCGAGGATCATGATTTTAATGCGCTGGCCCGCCTGCATGGGCTGTCGGCGTCCACTTTCCGCCGGAGATGGGCCGGGGGGGTGGGGGAGCCGCCTGCCCGTTATGTGATGCGCTTAAGAATGGAGGAGGCCTGTCGGCTTCTGGTGGAAACGCGACTGAAGGCGGGCGAAATTGCCGGGATTCTGGGGTTCAGCGACCCGCTCTATTTTTCACGGCGCTTCCGGCTAGAGATGGGGGTAACGGCCCTTGAATACCGGCAGAGCCACCAGACGCCGCTCTCGTTTAATGTCCCCATTAGGTAGGGCGAGGCGTCCCTGCCGAGCCGTCGTGACAAGGGGTTATTGTCCGGTCTTGTGGTGCGACTACCCTTTCATGTATGAATAGGCTTATAACGATTCAATCGAAAGCGGTTTATATGCGAGCAATCATTTTTGACATGGACGGTGTGCTGACGGATTCCGAGCCGTTGATCTGTGAGGCGGCCATGGCGATGTTCCGGGAACGGGGCGTCACGGTCCAGCCTGAGGATTTTCATCCGTTTGTCGGCACGGGAGAGAACCGCTATCTGGGGGGCGTGGCGGAGAAATACGGGGTGGCGCTTGACCTCGTCGAGGCCAAGGCGCGCACGTATGAACTCTATTTGGAGATGGTGCCGGTGCGGCTGGAGGCTTTTCCTGGCGCGGTTGAACTGGTCGGGAAATGCCGTGAGGCGGGGTGGCTCTGCGCAGTGGCCTCCAGTGCCGATCGCATCAAAATCGAGGCTAACTTGAATAAGATCGGATTGCCCCCTGCCATGTGGCCGGCCATTGTGACGGCGGAGGATGTGGAGCGTCGTAAACCCGATCCGGCCATTTTCCTGATGGCGGCCAGCCGCCTCGGGGTGAGCCCGGCGCAGTGTACGGTGGTCGAGGACGCCGTTAACGGGATTGCCGCCGCGAAAGCGGCGGGGATGCGGTGTGTGGCGGTGGCCTCCACCTTTCCCGCCAACCTGCTGGGTCAGGCGGACCTTGTCCGCTCCTCCGTGAGCGCCATCACGCTGGAAGATTTAGGAAGATAAACCACGCTTTCCGGGTTTGGCGGAATGATCCCGGTTGAGAAAGTAATTCGACCAGCCGGAGCTGTGTGCCAGTTGTGATTTTTGCGGGGGAATGTAGGTTGTCCTCATCTCCTCCAGCTGTCCATCGCTTTTCTTGCGGTCATAAACCCGCGTCCAGACACACGGGCGTTGGTCCGGATAAGCCTCGCACATGCCTTTGGCGCTCCCGCCACAGGGACCATTGCGTTGCTGCTTGGCGCATTGACCCTTGGGACAGCAGAAGGCCATATCGGCCAGAGCGCAGTCGCCGCAGTCCTGACACCCGTACAACAGCATCTTGGTGGCGAGTTCGTTGGCGTGCGAGAGGCGGGCGAGGGCGGAGGTATCGCCGATCCATTGGTAGTAACGGGTTAACAGGCGGGCGAGGAGGCTGCTCCGCTCGAAGACGAGCCGATGAAAGAGTTTGGAGAGTTCATAGCTCCAGATGCGTTGCCCCTTTTCAATTCGGTTGATCACATCCTCATCAGGGCCGGGGGAGGCGTAACTGACAGGCGGGGGAAAGGCATAGTATTCACCCACCCGGCCGAATGACACCTCGGGAATATAGTCCGTCCATCGGGCTTCCAGTTCAGTGGCGCGGGAGACGATGAATTTGAAGTCCTCCGGTTTCAGGGCGAACCCGCCGATATGAACGCCATTGAAGCCCATGCCCTTGAACATGGCCACCATCTTGGCCGCCCGCTCGAGACGTTTGGATTTTCCCTTGTCGGGATCCCTGGATTCCTCCTCGATCACGCGCAGGAGTTCGTCGGTGACCACGCAGCCCGGCACCAGTCCGGCGTTCATGGTTTTGGCGGCGCCCAGACTCAGGACATAGACATTTCCAAGAACGGGGGTGTTCAATCCCCGACTCCGCAGATACCGTTTGATTTCAAGAAACTTGCGCATGTCATAGCCGAGTTGCGGGATGATGTAGTCGGCCCCCGCCGCGATTTTCTTGTCGAGTTTGAAAAACTGGGTGAGCAGTTCCGCTTCGGTCGCCTTGAACGGCGACACGGCGGCCGCGGTCAGGAAATGGGTTGGCGGAATTTTGGAGATGGTCCCTTTTTTGGCGCCGGGAACTTCAAGGCCCGCATTCAGCGTGTGGATATATTTAATGGCTTGAACCGAATCGAGATCGAACACGCTGGCCGCATTTCCCTCAAAACCGCCCGACGGGTAATCGCCTGAAATGACCAGGAGGTTATTGGCGCCCGCCCGGGCCAGGGCCATCAGGCGTGATTCCATGGCATTCCGGTTCATGTCGCGGCACGAGAAATGGATCAGTACGTCCAAGCCCGTTTTGAGAATGTCAGGAGCGAGGGCATCCGGAATCATGGCGGTGTTTCCGCCCGGGTTATCAGTCAGGCTGACGGCATGGATTTTAGGGAGTGAGCCGGCGGCCTCCCGTGCAAAAAGTAGCGCCGCGTCCAGACTGGCCCCTTCCTTGCCCCGGCCGGGAACAAATTCACAGGTGACGACGAATTCACCCTTTAATAAGGCCTCCCTTAGCATGATTTCACCCCCACTACCTTCTTAAGCAGGGCCCCTTTCCGGGCCGCAGGGACCCGCAGGGCGAACGGCTGATCGGTCAATCCCGATGACAGGGCCAGACCCAGAATCAGAAAGCCTGCGCCCACGAGAAATGACACCGGACCCGCTTGTTGGGCATAGTGATCCTTCAGCCAGGCCACGATCTGCGGACCCACCATCCCCGCCGCCGACCAGGCGGTGAGAATGGTGCCATACACCAGCGGCATGCGCATTCCCCCGAACACGTCCAGCACAAATGCCGGCATGGCCCCGAAGCCGCCGCCATAACAGAGCAGGACATAACACACCAGTGCGGCAAACAGCCAGGGGGTATCGGCCCTGGACAACACCAGGAAGGCCACGCCCTGGGTGGCCAGCATCAGGCGGAACACCTCAATGCGCCCGATGCGGTCCGAGAGCCAGCCCCACAATAAACGGCCTATCCCGTTAAAGAGGGAACTGACTGCGATCAGGGTGGCGCCCGCCGATACCAGGGCGGCCTGGGTCAGGGACGGGTCCTTTTTACTAAGCAGGTCCTGTAACAGGGGGGACTGAAATCCGATGATGGAGATGCCGGCCACAATGTTGCAGAAAAAGACCCCCCACATGGTCAGGAATCGCCGGGAAAGCAAATAGGCGCTGAGAGGGACAGAGTCCTGACCTACTGGGCTGATGGCACTGATGGGGGCCGTATATCCGGCCGGGTGATACCCGGCCGGAGGATTCTCGAGAACGGCACCGCAGGCGGTGGCCGTGATCAGAAAGAAAATGCCAAGCAAGGCAAATACATACACGGGATTTTCACCCGTGGCCGCCATCAGGGTTGGGGCCAGTCCTTTGCTCATCACCATGGCACCCAGTCCGAAGCCCATGATCACCATGCCGGTGACCAACCCTTTTTTGTCGGGGAACCACTTGGCCACTGTCGCCACGGGGGTGACATAGCCGAGGCCCAGTCCGGTGCCGCCTATCACCCCGTAGCCCAGATAGAGAAGGGCGAGTGACTCAAGGTGTAACGCCAGGGCCGCCGTCAGGGTGCCGATCCCGAACAGCAGTCCGCCCAGGATGGCCAATCGACGGGGGCCCCACTTGGCCAGATTCATTCCGCCCCAGGCGGCCGCCAGGCCCAGGAAACAAATCGCGAGGCTGAAGACCCAGGCCACCTGGGTATGGCTCCAATGATACCGGGCCATCAAGGGGATCTGGAAATAACTCCAGGCATACACCGACCCCAGGCAAATCTGGAGACAGGTCCCGGAAGTGGCGATCCGCCAGCGTTTGGTGTCGAGTGACATCCTCCTCCTTTGTCTTATACCGTGCAGGACATGAACGCATGCACCTTGCGGGCAATGACGTCTTTGCATTCATGAACACAAAGCACATCGCATTCCGTGCCCAGCATGAAGGGGTGGTTTTTAGCCCTCATGCGGGCCGCCAGGTCGCGGGACATTTCCTTTACCTGTTCCACGGTGATCAGGGTGTCGGACATAAACCGCTTGGAGGGCAGGTTCCCATAGAGAACCGTGTCCTTCGATACCAAGTCCGCCGCCTCCCATAACATGACCGGGCTGCCAAAGCTGAACACCTCCGGATGCAGGGTATTGAGTTGGCTGATCATGGCCGGGGTGAGTGAGCCGCAATCATGGAAAATCAGGGACGCCCCGCGGTCGGCAATCAACTTGCGGATGACCCGGTTCGGGGTCAGTACAAACCGGTCATAGATATCGGCCCCCTCAGCCATCTGGTTGGGCGAGAGATAAACGGTGTTGGCGGCCGGTTCAGCCACAATGATCGTTTTAGCCCCGGCATCCAGTTGTGATTCAATGGCGCGCAACACGACCGCCAGGGACAACTCGAGACAGACTTCGACGGCCTTGACTTCAGGATCCATCTCGCCGGTGATGCCTGACCCATACAGGAAAATCGGGGTGATGGGATCCGCCAGCAACTTGGTCATCAGGGAGAAGGGCCCGATCGAAATCCCCATGGGCAGGAGGGTCGAATGGGCGGCCACATAGCGGATGGCGTCATTGCGGGCTTCCATCCGGCGACCGAGCGGGCCTTTGATCTTGGATTTGAATTCCGCCACCAGGGCGTCGGTGGGAGTGTCATGGAAATGATAGGCCGGGCGATCGGCGGCGGGAATGCCAATCAAGGAAAGGAGATGGTCCTTTTCCAACATCAGATCCATGTGGGGCATGACGATCGGGCTTTTGTAGAATTCAGCGGCCTCCAGCAGGACTTGCCCCATCCGTTCCCCGTTATCGAGAATGGCCTCCACATCAGGATACTGATGCAAGATCATATCGATGCCGATGGGGACCCGCACATCATTTTTAGCCAAATTTATAAAATTCTCGCGATTCATCGTGTCTCCTTATGTAATGGAACTCTGTAAATAGGATGGCGCAGGCGGGAGTCGCTTTATTGTATAAATGAGCGTGTTTGTTGGATAATCGAGCGATGCTGGTTGTGGTCACCCCTAATCCATCCAGGGAATCTGCCGACACGGAAATCCGCCTTCGGAAAACGCTTTATGAAAGCGGGCGCTTTCGCTATGGTCTGACGGTTTGATCGATAAAGGAAGCCCCTGTTTATGGAAACAAAGAAAAAATTAAGGATTCTCTCGGGGATTCAGCCTTCGGGCAAGTTGCATCTGGGCAATTACTTCGGGATGATGAAGCCGGCATTGGCCCTGCAGCAGCAGGGGGATGCCTTTCTATTTATTGCCGATTATCACGCCTTGACGTCGGTATCCGATCCCCAGGTATTGCGGCAGAATATCCGGGATGTGGCGCTTGATTTCCTGGCCTGCGGGCTGGATACCAGCCGGACCGTATTCTTCCGGCAGAGCGATGTGCCGGAGGTCGTTGAGCTGGCCTGGTTGTTGTCGATCGTGACCCCGATGGGCCTGTTGGAGCGCTGTCATTCGTATAAGGATAAGACGTCGAAGGGGATCGCGGCCTCGCATGCGCTCTTCTCCTATCCGGTATTGATGGCGGCCGATATCCTGGAGGTGCAGGCCACCACGGTCCCCGTGGGGCGTGATCAGAAGCAGCACGTGGAAGTGGCGCGTGATATTGCCGTGAAGTTCAATCTTCAGTTTGGCGACACGTTCACCATCCCTGAGCCGGTCATCCGGGATGACGTGGCGGTGGTGCCCGGTCTGGATGGCCAGAAGATGTCGAAGTCCTATAACAACACGATCGAGCTGTTCGGGAGCGAGAAGGACACCAAGGCACGCATCATGCGGATTGTGACGGATAGCACGCCCCTGGATCAGCCCAAGGATCCCGCAACCTGCCATATCTTTGCGTTGTACAAGTTGTTTGCCTCGGATGCGGAGCGGGCGGAGATGGATGCGCGGTATCGGGTCAGCGGGTTTGGCTATGGCACCGCGAAAAAAGCATTGTTCGAAAAGGTGTGGTCGTATTTCGAGCCCTTCCGCAAACGACGGGAAGAGCTCCAGAAGGATCCCGCCTATGTGGAGGCGGTGCTGAAAGAGGGCGCGGAGCGCGCCCGGGTTGAAGCGGGCAAGACCTTATCGGCCGCCCGCCGGGCCGTCGGGTTGGCGTAAGGTCACAAAGGATTTATATGACGCAAATGGTTGTCCAAGATGATTATAAGGTGTCGCTCGAGGTATTCGAGGGGCCGCTTGACCTTCTCTTGTATTTGATCAAGAAGGACGAAGTCGATATCTACAATATCCCGATTGAGCGGGTGACCAAGCAGTACATGGAGTATCTCTCGCTCATGAAGCTGCTGGATCTCAATATTGCCGGTGAATTTATTGTCATGGCGGCCACGCTCATGATGATCAAGAGCCGCATGTTGCTTCCCGTGGATGTGCGCCCGGATATTGAGGAGGAAGAGGAGGATCCCCGGTGGGAACTGGTCAAGCAGCTGGTCGAGTACAAGAAGTTCAAGGAGGCGGCCTCCCATCTCCAGCATCGGGAATACCTTCAGGAAAACGTCTTTGCGCTCGGAAGCGATGCCGCGGCCGGGGTGGACGATGGGCCGGGGATCGGGTTGGGCGATGTCAGCCTGTTTGATCTGATCACGGCCTTCAATGATGCCCTGAAAAAGGTCAAAGTCGAGGAGTTCGGCGAGATTCATGACGAGCGGTTTACGGTGACGGATAAGATCGAATTTGTGCTGGTGACGTTGAAAACACAGGGGAAAGTGAGCTTTTCGACCCTGTTTGAAAAAGCCGCCAGCCGGAATGAGATCGTGTGCACATTCCTGGCCGTGCTGGAACTGATCCGGTTGCGCCAGTTGATGGCGCAGCAGGATGGTGACTTCGGGGAAATCGTGATTGTGACGAAAGCAGAAGTTTAAGGGGTTCAAGGTATGGAGGCAATACAAGTGGAACTAAAACAAGTCCTCGGGGCAATCATTTTCGCGGCACGCCAACCCATGTCGGTCGGGGCGATCCGGAAAGTGTTGCAGGAAACGGCTGAAATCAATCGCGAAGAAGCGGGCGTCTATGGCTCGGTTAAGGATGCCGAACTCAAAGCCTGCCTGCGGCAGTTGCAGACGGAATGTGAGACCAGCAAGACGGGCGTGCATCTGGTGGAGAATGCCGATGGCTTCCGCTTTCAGAGTGATCCCACCGGCGGTCCCTGGGTGCGCCATATGCTGAATGTCGGCAAGCCGACCCGGTTATCCCGCCCGGCCCTGGAAACCCTGGCCATCATCGCCTATCGCCAGCCCATCTCCCGCGCCGAGTTGGAAGCGGTTCGTGGCGTGGCGGTGGATCATGTGATCCGCATGCTCATGGAGATGCAGCTGATCAAGATTGTCGGACGAAGCGAGCTGCCCGGGCGTCCCATGCTGTATGGTACCACGGCGTTGTTTCTTGAGCATTTTGGCCTCAAGGAGGTCAAGGATCTGCCCGGAATTGCGGAATTGAGCCGGATGGATGCGTTGCGCCAAAAACAGGATGATAGCACCAAGGAGGCGGCCGCCACGGTGGCTCCCGCGGTTGAGGTCCCTGCAGAAGAAGCCGCCTCTCCGGCGGCGGCCTTAGAGCCGGACGAAGATCCGTCCGATCCGTCGGATGACGAAGACGGTGAAGATGAGGATGACGAAGAAGACGAGGACGAAGACGACGAAGACGAAGATGAGGATGACTCAGAAGAGGAGAAATGATGAGCTTGGAAACGGTCCGGAAAAAAATAGACAACGTTGACGAGAAGCTGGTCAAACTCCTGAATGAGCGGACCCGGTATGCGCTGGAAATCGGAAAGCTGAAGAAGAAGGACGGAAAGAGCATCTATGTCCCGGCCCGTGAGAAACAAGTCTTGGCCCGCGTGTCGAAGTTGAACGGCGGCCCGCTTGCGGAGAAGTCGATCCGGGCCATCTATCGGGAAATCATGTCGGCCGCCCTGGCACTGGAGAAGAATCTCAAGGTGGCCTATATGGGCCCCCCCTCCACGTTTTCGCATCAGGCCGCCCGGAGTCGCTTCGGCGGGAGTGTGGACTATTTGTCCTGCGAGACCATCAGTGATGTGTTCGATGCGGTAGAAAAGCAGATGGCTGACTACGGGGTGGTGCCAGTCGAGAACTCAACAGAGGGCGCGGTGACCTATACCCTTGACCGGATGACGGAAACCTCACTTAAGATTTGTGCGGAGTTGTATCTGCCGGTTTCTCAGAACCTGCTGGCCAAAGGGCCCCGTGAGAAAATAAAAAAACTCTACAGCCACCCCCAGGTCCTGGGGCAGTGCCGGCAATGGTTGCAACGCGAAATGGCGGGCGTAGACCTGATCCCTGTGGCCAGCACGGCGCGTGGGGCCGAACTGGCGTCCAAGGAGGAGTGCGCCGGGGCACTGTCCAGTTCGTTGGCTGCGGAAATCTACGGGCTGAACATTCTAGAGTCCGATGTCCAGGACCTGAGCGGCAATACCACCCGCTTCCTGGTGATTGGCCACAGCCAGAATCAGCCGACCGGGGATGACAAAACGTCATTGCTATTCGCGGTGCAGCACAAGGCGGGCGCCCTGTACGGGGCCTTGGAGTCCTTTAAGAAGTTCGGCCTGAATCTCACCAAGATTGAGTCGCGCCCCAGCCGCAGTAAGCGGTGGGAATATTTCTTCTTTGTGGACATCGAGGGCCATGCCGAGGATAAAAAGGTGAAGCAGGGGTTGCAGGATCTGAGTAAGCATTGTGCCTTGTTGACGGTGCTCGGATCATATCCCAAGGCGTGAGAGGAAACATATGATGACATTTAATGAATTAGCGAGGCCCTGGGTATCCGGACTTGGAGTGTATGAACCAGGCCGGCCGATTGAGGAAGTGGCGCGTGAAATGGGGTTTCAGGACGCGAGTGAAATCATCAAGCTTGCCTCCAATGAAAATGCGCTGGGCGTCTCGCCTAAAGCGGTGGCCGCCATGAAGAAGGCGGCCCGTCAG
This window harbors:
- a CDS encoding segregation/condensation protein A, with amino-acid sequence MTQMVVQDDYKVSLEVFEGPLDLLLYLIKKDEVDIYNIPIERVTKQYMEYLSLMKLLDLNIAGEFIVMAATLMMIKSRMLLPVDVRPDIEEEEEDPRWELVKQLVEYKKFKEAASHLQHREYLQENVFALGSDAAAGVDDGPGIGLGDVSLFDLITAFNDALKKVKVEEFGEIHDERFTVTDKIEFVLVTLKTQGKVSFSTLFEKAASRNEIVCTFLAVLELIRLRQLMAQQDGDFGEIVIVTKAEV
- the scpB gene encoding SMC-Scp complex subunit ScpB, whose protein sequence is MEAIQVELKQVLGAIIFAARQPMSVGAIRKVLQETAEINREEAGVYGSVKDAELKACLRQLQTECETSKTGVHLVENADGFRFQSDPTGGPWVRHMLNVGKPTRLSRPALETLAIIAYRQPISRAELEAVRGVAVDHVIRMLMEMQLIKIVGRSELPGRPMLYGTTALFLEHFGLKEVKDLPGIAELSRMDALRQKQDDSTKEAAATVAPAVEVPAEEAASPAAALEPDEDPSDPSDDEDGEDEDDEEDEDEDDEDEDEDDSEEEK
- the pheA gene encoding prephenate dehydratase — its product is MMSLETVRKKIDNVDEKLVKLLNERTRYALEIGKLKKKDGKSIYVPAREKQVLARVSKLNGGPLAEKSIRAIYREIMSAALALEKNLKVAYMGPPSTFSHQAARSRFGGSVDYLSCETISDVFDAVEKQMADYGVVPVENSTEGAVTYTLDRMTETSLKICAELYLPVSQNLLAKGPREKIKKLYSHPQVLGQCRQWLQREMAGVDLIPVASTARGAELASKEECAGALSSSLAAEIYGLNILESDVQDLSGNTTRFLVIGHSQNQPTGDDKTSLLFAVQHKAGALYGALESFKKFGLNLTKIESRPSRSKRWEYFFFVDIEGHAEDKKVKQGLQDLSKHCALLTVLGSYPKA